The Labeo rohita strain BAU-BD-2019 chromosome 14, IGBB_LRoh.1.0, whole genome shotgun sequence genomic interval gtaagatttttaatgttttttaaagaagtctcttctgctcaccaagcttgcatttagtTGTATTGAAATATCTGaaaatatctgaaatatttttactatttaaaataattgctttttattttaatatattttaaaatgtaatttattctttggatcaaagctgaattttcagcatcattattccagtcttcagtgtcacatgatccttcagaaatcattctaataagctaaTTTCAagagtcattttttattattattatcatcaatatttaaaacagttgaaaacaaaaaaataagttaaaaataaaaagtaacattatacagaataccattcaaaagcttggagtcagtgtaatgtttttttgaaagaaattataaaaattaatacttttatttaccaaggatgctttaaattgatcaaaagtgataaagataatgttacaaaagatttctgtttcagataaatgctgttcttctgaactttctattcatcaaagaaacctgaaaaaaaaaaaaaaaaaaaaaaaaaaaaaaaaaaaaaaatctactcggctgttttcaacacaattacaataataaatgttttttgagctcAGTATGATCAAACCTCTcctaaaaaattatatatggaTAATCAATTAAAACTAAGTTGCTTTAGTCGAgtaatttttgaaattttgctAACATTAAAATTTCTcttgccaaaaaaaatattaactatcAATCAGGTGACAAAATGCTTTATTGTGTGCAACAGGTTTTTTAGTTCATGATGACAATTGAGAGAATTTGCAGATCAAATATGATACTAGGTTTTATAATCACCTTCTCTGAAGCTTTGATATGGGCCCAGGACAATGGGCATAGAGGGGTCTTGCTGGAGTCAGGATAGCAGGCCACAGCTTTAATATAAAGTTTCAGTCCACGCTCCAGTAACCGGTTGACTTCGCCATAGTCATAGTCATCGTATCTGAGGGCAAACGTGTCAGTGTTAGTGttcatttttagctgatgaGTCGCAAGGTGTGAGTGTGGAGTTGAAAGCTTGCCATTAGATTTACTGCATGTTTCTTTTGCATGATGCAAACTAGTGCCAAAATGCAAAGTGTGAAAAGCCAAGGTACCTAATTCCATATATACAATGAATGTAATTCCAGATGGCGCGTTTGAGATCAGGGCTGTGTGGGAAAGGGAGGGAGGCCACATTGCGGAATCGCTCGTCTAACAAGTGCCCTATATCAGAATAGAGCCTGTTCACCAACGAGAAGCCGTGATCCTCCCACGAATAGTCCTGCACAGAAAGACAAATAAATCAAGCATTCATAACGCTACAATTCTACAGTATTTTAAAGACTGTTAAAAGTGCATAATCTCCGCATCAAACAGATTTGCCTAAATAAATGACCATTTCAAACTGGTTTCAACAAACACTTCCCCTTAGACAAACAGGTTTTAAGTggaatgtttttatgttttcacatataaactaccattcagaagtttggggttggaggtcttttatgctcaccaaggctgcatttatttgatttaaaaaaaaaaagaaaaaaaggtagtaaaaactgtgaaaaaatattataatttaaaataactattttctatttgaatatattgtaaaatgtaatttattcctgtgatgaaatgctgaattttcagcatcattattccagtcttcagtgttacatgatccttcagaaatcattctaatatgctgatttgcagcttaaaaaaaaatgtaaaaaaattatcaagttcgttattttttcaataattgaaaattcaaaagaacagcatttatttgaaattatttttgtaacaatataaaagccTGTACTCTTAATTTTggtctgaataaaagtattcatctTTCTTTCTCTATAAGTTGGGATGaaacaaactatttttaacTATAGGAGTTGTATACAACTCCCATTCAAATCAAATGTAGGAAGCCTACTTGAATGAAACTGCCATTTGAGAGAGCTCGTCAGCGACACAAACCTTCCATTTAAGGTTTCGAGAGTAACATTAAGTGCTGACAGTCTTGAGAAGGAAGGCCATGAGCTGTAATTCTGACCCTTAGTACCCTTTAATGCTACTACTTTTGGTAGGTGACACCCAATGCAAAGTCTCCGTCCCCACCTGCACCCGGAATACTTGGAAATGGTCCTCCTCCCGTCTGGCGAATTCCTGGTAGCCGAATTCTGGATCTGTGACGAAGCGGGAGGGGTCTGCGGAGAACATCGCCTCGTCCTCCTCCTCCACATCTAATATGGTGTTGCATTTGAGAAAGAGAAAAGCAGGTTACGAAAGAGGGTCCATGAGGGAGCGATATATACACAAGAAAAGGCCCTTGTGTAAAAATAACTCTCTAAACACTCATCCCAATCCAGAATTACACATCCTGTTTACAGCAGCATTGGGAAATATACACACATTGGTTGCATGACACACTTTAGGCTTTAGACTGATGAGCAACATATTACCTGCATGTGAGAGTGTCTGCGAATGGAGTCGGTCTGCTTTTCTTTCCTTAATCTCCTCCTGTGATTTTTGAATTTGTTCTCGAAGGTAAGCGACTTCACAGCTGGAGTCTAAGgactgaaaaaaagagacaacAATGAAGGTTATAACTGACTTCACAATGTTTGCACACTGCTGTACTAGGGATGTCAGAAATATTGTTACTCAAATACCAAGCtgttatttcagttaaaaaacaaattatgataGCAGTTATTCTACAGTGCTGATAGCTTCATCTCAATTCCCAAGTATTCAAGGGATATCACCATGATCAAAGCCAGCCTATTACGAAAATTACGGAATAGCAGGAAGACCGTGCTTGttatttatgtctttatttggataatttacttacccccatgtcatccaagatgttcatgtctttctttcttcagtcaaaaagaaataaggtttttgaggaaaacattccaggttttttccccatatagtggacttcaatgggagccaatgggttgaaggtccaaattgcagtttcagtgcagcttcaaagatctctacacaatcccaaattaggaataagggtcttatctagtgaaatgattggtcattttctaaaaaaaatacaaatgcatatactttttaaccacaaatgctcgtcttgacttcacacattacataatcatatACATACATTCACGCAAAGCTAGTTACTTGTCTGTGTATTTCAAAAAGGGTAAAAatctccatcttattttcttctccaacctCAGAATcttccaacatcgttgtttttaGGGCTGCTCTTGACTAAAGCTTTTCTGGTCGACTTTGTAGTCGTTCACTATAAGCTTTAGTCGAATAttagtcattcatttattaataaaccatataaatcattataatgAGCCTTAAATTGCCTACAGTGAGCCTTTAATTGCAGTGCACCAGCAGACTGTAATGATTATGAATCATAGAAAAACAGCAAgaagactgcattaacattgaaaacactgactcgtcatctccacaGTAGTGGATGCGcgtgtatgcatgtttcatacggattacataatctgagaacatttgttttccatttgaattggttGAAAGTAGacttcactctctatagatatatttttcatgtctgtaaggcaagtatacatggAGTTTTGAAGTTTCACGCTCAAGTTCAAAGAGactgagacggcagaaagcgcatcctgtttgctttcattattctACAAAAGCACAAggtttcgttgttattgtgagtgcacacaaataaatgtctttacagattcaaaatatgcattactttagtctgtatgaccaaaaatgacagtattttaagagcaagtgaacACACCGGCGcttccatctgtcatgcagtgagcaagctactattcagcttccacactccgcacagacactttactagcacacatttttctacgttaacattagattagattagagcAGCCATTTAAAGTTGCTACATACatgtttcagatgaaaagccatatttgaggtcaatGAGTGACaggtgagcgtttggatgtcctgtcTGATgttactatattaccacatagactgTCTGATAATAATCTGTTTATCACGGATTGCGagacttcgccacttcctgtgaatttttttttctgcaactaagcgactaataaaattttggttgaccaagcctcttctcatcgACTTACGGTTAGGTGACTATTGGGGGGCAGCCCTAgttgttttaggttttttttttataaagggcgtttaactttgtaaacactgggtcggtacttccgcctacgtcacgtGACCTTTCTAACATGGCTACGTAACGcctgaagtcaagctagtggaAAACGAGCActtttgattaaaaagtatactaatttttatttttttaagaaaacggctgatcgtttcactagattagacccttatccctcggctgggattgtgtagaaccCTTTGTAGCTGTGTTGAAcctacaatttggacctttaacccgttgggcaccattaaagtccactacatggagaaaaatcctggcatgttttccctcaaaaaccttaatttcttttacaactaaagaaagaaagacatgaacatcttggatgacatgggggtgagtaaattatcaggaattttttattccaGAAGTTAATTTTATCCTTTAAACACTTCCCATTTCTTTGCTCAAATAAACCTAATTCCAAATCAAAACTTCCTTTAACAACCGAAACTATTGTGAATTCTCATCCATACCCTTCGTCGTGGCGCCTTCTCTGTGGGTCCAGCAGGAGGTGGCAATAAGGCCGTGTTGCCATTGGCAGCATCACAGAGACAGTAGCCAGGGGGCGTGCCGTGATGCACTCTGGGAGTGGGAATGGAGTCTGAGTCCGAACCAGAACCGAAAACAAAACTGCAAAGGGAGTGACAGTGGGCCAGCAGAACCACGGCCTGAACAAGCTCAGCCAGAGACCAGCACTGCTCTCCCGTCTTCAGCAGAGCCTGAATATGCGAGCGTGCCGTGAGCCAAGGCTGATGGGCCAGGACCTTGTTGATGTGATCGAGGTGCCGTAGACGAGGGGGTGCGGCCTCCAACCCCTGAAGCCATAACGGGTCTCCGTCCACACGCAGAAACTGAGCTGAGTGCAGAGACACCAGGTACCTACAGTGATGCCGTGCCGCAgcctaaaaaacacaaatacatttatcaGTTAAcctgaaatattatttgagatACTGATTGACTGTAATGCATGTTTAAGCTTGCTCATACCATGATGGCAATGTAGTGGCGGTAGTGCAGGGGCAACGGGCCATCCATATAGAGGATGTAGTGCTGTGTGCGCAGGAAGCTCTCCAGATACTGTGGGTGAGAGGCCATCTGCTGAGACACCGAGTCCAGGCGCCCCCTGTTGGCCAGAGCCTTCATACACAAGAGAGAGGCACGGTCTTTCTCAGAGTTCACCATCACCTgccaaaaagaataaaacacagcagtgagaaACTGACAAACAAAAGGGAGATTCAGTGCatttagtgaataaaaaaaaaaaaatacccattCAGTATGCGTTTTTTTTTAGGTTGATCTTAAAGGAATTGCCTTAAAACACCATTCACTGGTGTTTACCGCATTCCTCAAATAGTTCCCAGCATAAAAAAGAAGTAAAGGAACAGTAGCAAACAAACACAGCGTCTGCCACGGGTCCTGCGGGTATTGAGGTACAGTAATAGACATTCCACACTAACAGTGACCCATTGCTGTTTTGGCCAGACCAGACAGACGTCTGTCGACCTCAATCTCCCACTTTCACACCGCAAGATGCTTAAAATACATACAGATTATAAAAACAGCAACGGACACCATACCCATGTATAATCACAGGCACAACTTGGGAGTTGTGCTTCAATCATCTGTATTTAGCATAGGAGAGTATTTTAGACAATTTGAGGAAAGGAAATCAATGTGAAAATGGCAAATATGACATCCTGGTGTCCTTGCTTGACTGGTTTTGAGGAGATCTGCTGATTCatgtctttgtgtttttaaatgctgACTGTGAAGGCCAACCGAGGCCTTGTGCCTGCGCCTTTGGCCTGCTTTGTGTCTGACTGTGGGATTATGGAAATCCTGCCCACTCCCCTCCTGTTTGAGCTCCTCACAGAGAGAGTGAGCAGCAGAAGAAATGGGAGATTGGAAAGTAGTGAGAAAACAACTGAAGCAAACAGAagcagagcaaaaaaaaaaaaaaatcgtcaGTGCATAAGATTCTAGACAAAGAATGTTTTCATAATTGTGCACCAAGCTGAAGTTGCATTATCCGTTTTGAAACTACTTAGTTATTtcacaattccacacagaaatACGTCATGTTTTGCTAGTTTGACACATTTtgaatgccattttaaaggttcaaaagtacattttgacataataatggtacatttttgattaactaaCAGCAATTAAACTACAATGGGTCTAGGCTACTGCCGTGCAATATAGGCAAAATTGTATCACAATATTATTTCCATAtcattcaatattttttaaccacaatatttatttattattaatgtggaAGGAAGTGCTTTCCTCATGTACAGTTGAAACCAGAAGTTAACATACaccaaatgttcattattttaccaaaataagagggatcatacaaaatgcatgttatttttttatttagtactgacctgttcaaaagtttacatacacttgatttccaatactgtgttgttacctaaatgatccacagctgtgttttttttgtttagtgatagttgttcatgagtcccttgtttgtcctgaacagttaaaccgatgaaaaatccttcaggtcccacaactttttgtgtattttttgacagcatttgtgtgtatttgaacccttttcaataatgactgtatgattttgagatccatcttttcacactgacgacaactgagggactcgtatgcacctattacagaaggttcaaacactcactgatgcttcagaaggaaaaacgatgcaatAATGAcaaggggtgtaaacttttaaacagaatgaagatgtgtacatttttggctatatatacactttttctcatttagtactgcccttcagaagttacagaaaatacttgcatgtttcccagaagacaaaataagttaaatttaccctgacctTACTTCCTAAattttgtgtctaattattttctattattttatatgattacTTGCAGTTcttttttaaactacattttaaaagtttggggtcggtaagatttcaatatttttgaaagacattatgctcatcaagtctgcattcatttgataaaaatataagtaaatttCATGGacattttaagtacatttcACTATATAATAGTAATGCATTGGAGAActtctaaatattgagaaaaatcacctttaaagtggtccaaatgaagttcttcgcaatgcatactactaatcaataattaagttgatatatttacagtagggaatttacaaaatgtcttagtggaacatgacctttaattaaaagagaactccacttccagaacaacaatttacaaataatttactcaccgccttgtcatccaagatgttcatgtctttctgtcttcagtcgtaaagaaattatggtttaaaaagttttttaaaaagtaaagttatttaaaaagtaaacaaactattttcagaaaaaaaaaagacagatcatttcactagataagacccttcttcctcagctgggatcatttcgAGCctcttgaagctgcatttaaactacattttggaagttcaaaatcggggcaccaatgaagtccattatatggagaaaaatcctgaaatgctttcctcaaaaaccataatttcttcacgagggggggtgagtaaattatttgtaaattgttgttccggaagtggagttctcctttaattaaaggtcatgttccactaagacattttgtaaattccctactataaatatatcaaaacttaattattgattagtagtatgcattgcttCATAGCCCTAGTCTAGGTTCTCAGATCGGTCACAGTCTTTGACTGTGAGAGGGTGGCCTCCATACTTCCTTCGAGTAAACTGCTGCTCCGCGGATCTGTATGGAATTAGTCATGGCAATGAGGAGGTCGGTTACACTTTCTGGGGGGAGGATGAGCTCTGACTGAATGCAAACATGAACGTGGTCACGTATTGACTGAAATCTTTTTACATAGTTACGGGAGACAACTGAGAGCCGTGGCCAAAACAGCTCTGGGCCATAACTCTTCCTGACAGTACTGAAGATTTACACCGATAGCACGACATGTACTGTGCCTATAATCCCTTTGAGTCACTATTTACATTGTGTCTACCAAACACCACTTAAAATCACTGATAATGTTAACTTCAATGCTGAATGTTGGGGACAATATGTGGGTAATAAATTACACCCAGTGCCTATGCACTGGTAGTCCAGTCCCAGCTTTTCATACAGTGCTTGACAGGAAGGAGAGCGTTATAAATAGATCTAGAAGACAGCTGAGATAGCACATGCATAGATAAGAAAAAACGCCATTCCTTTGCAAACGACACCACGAAATAACAAAGATGACTGTGTTTTACTTATGCGGGAAGTCACCAACATTTCTCCAGACAGGTTCATCAAGTCAATGCTCATGAAAGGGTACGAGCTTAAACACTAGACTAAACCGTCAGTCAATATTTGCTTCTTAACATGCATTTCCAACGTTCTGAATTGAGGTGCAAACAGCGGTTTGTCTTCTACTGGAAAATGTGTCAGCCTAACCTATGTTTACTGAGGTATTTAAATGCCTGAAACTTcctaacatttaataaaaagtcatttaaaaatatatatatactatggTTGATGATGACTCATTTTGAGAGGcaacttgataaaaaaaaaaaataaaaaaaaaaaaataagaatcaaAGACACTCTTCtatcaaggaaaaaaaatctgtgtcaAGGCGGCGCTGAAAGCTGCGATATGTTTCTGCCCGAGATACAGGTGTCTTGTCATTCAACAGAGTCGAGGCTTGCGAAACATGTGCAAGCAAAGCATGCCATGCAAAGCAGCATGGACTAACATTACAGTTACCTAGAAAGCCTGGCATTATGATACTCCAGATCAAATGCCTATCAAGATCTATTTTTGCATAACTCTACtagctacactctaaaaaaaggctgggttaaatgtttaacccaaccactgagtagtttaatttaactcaaCTCTTGCTTAAAATTAACCCAAAATGGGTTGGAAATTAATATGTTCCATAAATGAACAGTCATTAATAAGCTgcataaataacaattaaataacattttgaaaattgcttattaataaatgttcaccttttgattttAGCTAATGcttctagtaattatgtgtcttcatttttaatttacaacctattttggctTCAtcttaagccagccatatagtaatttttaaacaatactttagttaaataaaactacccagaaagctgggttaaacatttaacccaatgtctgggtcaaaacaacccagtcactGGGTTTGTCCTTATTgtacccagcatttttagtgtAATATATGaactttaaaaagttattttgtcATCAACACTGGAGTCTAATAGCCCGTCCCCGTGTGTTACATAAAGAAAAGCTGCAACAGCTAAGTGCATGAAATGTTCAACATTCCATACttcatttttttggtaattatgTGCATCATTTAGGTATTTTATGTACACTTTTTCTTTCTGGAATTTCCAGTGTTAACATACTACTGTAATAAAggatttttcaaataaaacaaagattactgagattacaagaaaatactatttcaggctttctactttaaaatttcatgtttaactCTATGCATTACTTGCCTCTTCTTTGGTACTGTCTGTAAAACTTACTAACGGTATCCaagtgtatatacacacacacacacacacacacaataccagtccaatgtttttgaacagtaaggtttttaatgtttttttaaagaagtctcttctgctcactaagcttgcatttatttgatctaaagtacaacaaaaacactaacattttgaattttttttactatttaaaataactgttttctatttgaatatattttaaaatgtaatttatttctatgatttcaaagcttctTTTTATGCATTATTACTCAAGTCACATgctcctttagaaatcataatctgatttgctgtttaaaaaaaaacattattaacgttattattatcatcattattattatcattattttttgaaaacatagctgagtataatttttttcaggtttcttttaacagaaagttcagataaacagcattcatctgaaatagaaatcttctgtaacattttaaatgtctttatcagcaCTTTTAATCAACTttttaagcatccttgctaacGTTCTTATAAAGTTTCTATAAtatctttccaaaaaaatgttttaaatattgctaataataataataataataataataataataataataataataatagaaaatcagcatattagaatgatttctgaaggatcatgtgacactgaagactgaaataatgatactaaaaatttagctttgataacaggaataaattacattttaaaatatattcaaatagaaatctttgtacTTTAAagagtacaaatatttcaaaattttatagttttttctgtactttggatcaaataaatgcaggcttggggagcaaaagagacttctttttttaaaaaaaaaaaaaaacattaaaaatcttactgttcaaaaacttttgactggtagtggtGCATTAGTACATGAATTGGGATGCAACTACTGTTTAGATGCCATAAACATAAGCAAGCTCTGAGAATATAGAAGTGAAAACACGAGAGCCATATTAGCAATAAAGCACAAGCCACAAAGGAACAAACAGTTAAACAAGACTAAGATGTTGAGGTCAGCCTCATACAACAGTTCAAACAGTACTCTCCAGTGGGACGCCAGTACAAGTGCACTTTCCCTGGTAAACAGATCACATGTCTCAGAGCCCAAAACTCCTCAGCGGTGACCCAGAAAAACAGGCAACAGCAAATACAGATATATTCAACATGCTATCATGGTTCGATACAGTGTTCATTTCATATCGGCAGCCGCAGCAAATCGCAAGGGGGAGTCTGTATCCCTGGAACGAGACAAAACAACTTGCAATTAACTACTAATGAAACTTCAGAGGGAAATTAGAGACTAATGCAAGTCATATGAGAGGCTGAGAGATGCTCACACACCCACACAGGAGCGGTTCGATGAAACGCTGCAGCAGATGCTGTCAACCGACTTTTTCGTATGTATACCAAGCTGCAATGGTGGTTAAATGTGTCAGATAGGGTATAAAGTTCATAAATAACAGTATAAGGTTATTTTGAAACCTGGGgcgattttttttgtcaatacaGGATGCCTCATCAGCACCGGCAACATGCACCGACATGTCTTTACCAACAGTCAACACGAAACAGGAAGTCAGTCTCATATCCTCTTGGCGAGTCCCTCAAATTCAGCTGAAATCTTGTTTATTGGGTAAAGGTGCCACTTTCGGCAATCGTAATTCCTGTTTCCGTGAACAATGAAAGCAAACATGGCCTTTACATAATAATTTGGTTATTTCTTTGATTAGAACATGCTAAAGTAGCATCTGTGTGAGATATTggagacacaaaaaaaaaaaaaaaaaaaaaaaaaagtgcaagatCACtccatgaacaaacaaaacagcgttcagatttgaatatatttgcatGAACTCTTGCGTTGAGATTTGAATGCGTTCATGTGTTTATTCTGTCTggtcaaacacaaaaaaaaaaaaaaaaaaaaaaaaaaaatcggtaaGTTAAAGGccttaaagcgatagttcacccaaaaatttaattctgtcaACATTTTCTCACCCTAAGTTCATTCCAAACccaaaatatcacattttgtgttttgcagaagAACGCAAGTCATACAggtattaattacattaataaattactccaaaaatgttctttttgaaTGAACGATCCCTTTAATTGTGCGACATATCACcacttaaataaaacagatgaaCATAAGCCCACTGCTTATCTTTTTGTCATTTGAGGACGGTCTAAACATGAGGCTCTAAATGACAGGGGGCTTCAGTTCAGGGCCCGAGTCCAGAATAAGAGCAAGATGCGATATTCAATCTGCATTCTCAGAAGGCCTGGAGAGCTCAGTCCTTGACATGCGCAAATGTCCCAACTGCTGTTGCACAAACCCCATCTTTCTCGCTCTCTACAAAGGAAACACTATTTTGGCTTGCCAACCTGGAAGCCAGGATGAACAAAACAGCCAGCTGCACCTCACTGGGGGTTGGACTGAAATAAGGCCggcagcaaacacacacagagacacacagagacacacacaaacagacaaacaaggCAAGCCGCATATGGATGCAGACAGGCGACCAGCAAGATTGACATTTACATAAGCAGACAGTGTGACATACATTCAGCAGCTTGCATATGACGGACGGTGAGATGAAGACAGATTATTGATGAATCACATTTCCGCTTGGAAAGTCCAAGTTTGCTGGTGAAATCAGTTATTTTGCCATCTTTCTGTTTTGTGGTCTTCATATCCAGAAGTGAATCATGGTCAGCTATGCTATATGTCAGCTATATCTATATGTGCGTGTCATAAGCTAAATAATGGATCGCTGTTGCATTACGTTTTTAAACTAGTGTTCTAATAAAAGCAGCACAGTCAATGCTCTCTATGTCAATTATAATACTTCTTACCTACAGACATTTTTCCGAAGAGTATCTTTTACAGATGAACTAGTGGTTAGTTGAGGAAAAAGAGAACGAGTTTGTAATATTAACAATCCAAGTACAAGCCTGGGGGATTTTTATGGCCTGGCAAATGAGAGCATATTTCtgagaaatgtttaaatgaCACATTCCTCTATTG includes:
- the sesn4 gene encoding sestrin-3, whose protein sequence is MIICTKNMDYRFGTQCQFVQNQVMVNSEKDRASLLCMKALANRGRLDSVSQQMASHPQYLESFLRTQHYILYMDGPLPLHYRHYIAIMAAARHHCRYLVSLHSAQFLRVDGDPLWLQGLEAAPPRLRHLDHINKVLAHQPWLTARSHIQALLKTGEQCWSLAELVQAVVLLAHCHSLCSFVFGSGSDSDSIPTPRVHHGTPPGYCLCDAANGNTALLPPPAGPTEKAPRRRSLDSSCEVAYLREQIQKSQEEIKERKADRLHSQTLSHADVEEEDEAMFSADPSRFVTDPEFGYQEFARREEDHFQVFRVQDYSWEDHGFSLVNRLYSDIGHLLDERFRNVASLPFPHSPDLKRAIWNYIHCIYGIRYDDYDYGEVNRLLERGLKLYIKAVACYPDSSKTPLCPLSWAHIKASEKVHVNLLVMEARLQAELLYALRAITQYMIA